In a genomic window of Candidatus Tectomicrobia bacterium:
- a CDS encoding SDR family oxidoreductase gives MKRALVTGGGGFIGSNLVRALLGEGYAVRVLENFSTGREENLRGILRDIELIDDPQGVLDPEACARAVKGASCVFHQAAIPSVPRSIQDPVLSDRVNAGGTLNLLEAARKEGVRRFIYASSSSVYGDAPGHVRDENDAPCPVSPYAVSKLASEHYASLYHRLYGLETVGLRYFNVFGPRQDPHSEYAAVVPNFIRCLMAGKRPTIYGDGGQSRDFTYVDNTVHGNLLALKAEGAGGGVFNVATGMCHTVNELFSSLQAIMGAEGLEPIHASPRTGDVRDSQADIRKAGTFLGYSPPVSFEEGLRRTVQWYADQAAHHGR, from the coding sequence TTGAAGCGCGCGCTCGTCACCGGGGGGGGGGGCTTCATCGGCTCCAACCTCGTGCGCGCCCTGCTCGGGGAGGGCTACGCCGTCCGGGTGCTGGAAAACTTCTCGACCGGCCGCGAGGAGAACCTGCGCGGGATTCTCCGTGACATCGAGCTCATCGACGATCCGCAGGGAGTCCTGGACCCGGAGGCATGCGCCCGGGCGGTGAAGGGGGCCTCCTGCGTCTTCCACCAGGCCGCCATCCCCTCCGTCCCCCGCTCCATCCAGGACCCCGTCCTCTCGGACCGGGTGAACGCGGGCGGCACGCTGAACCTGCTGGAAGCGGCGCGGAAGGAGGGCGTGCGCCGCTTCATCTACGCGTCTTCATCTTCGGTGTACGGCGACGCCCCGGGCCACGTCCGCGACGAGAACGACGCGCCGTGCCCGGTTTCGCCCTACGCGGTCTCCAAGCTGGCCAGCGAACACTACGCATCGCTTTATCACAGGCTTTACGGCCTGGAGACGGTGGGACTGCGCTACTTCAACGTGTTCGGACCCCGGCAGGATCCCCACTCCGAGTACGCCGCCGTGGTCCCCAACTTCATCCGGTGCCTCATGGCCGGGAAGCGCCCCACCATTTACGGCGACGGCGGACAGTCGCGCGACTTCACCTACGTGGACAACACCGTGCACGGCAACCTGCTGGCCCTCAAGGCGGAGGGGGCGGGGGGCGGGGTGTTCAACGTGGCGACCGGGATGTGCCATACCGTGAACGAGCTGTTCTCGAGCCTCCAAGCGATCATGGGCGCCGAGGGCCTGGAGCCGATTCACGCCTCCCCGCGGACGGGGGACGTGCGGGATTCCCAGGCCGACATCCGGAAGGCCGGCACCTTTCTCGGCTATTCCCCCCCCGTGAGCTTCGAGGAAGGCCTCCGCCGGACCGTCCAATGGTATGCTGACCAAGCCGCCCACCATGGCCGTTGA
- a CDS encoding PAS domain S-box protein has protein sequence MSPDDRHPVLQNLRRRAEDLLRKTRTELSRMSPGKLEALAHELQVHQVELEMQNEELRRAQTDLEEARDRARQLYDFAPAGLLTLDERRIVREASLTAAVQLGANRSDLIGASLSDFIVREDQDAFHLWRSRLVETQIKQSCEIRFRRPAGGFFWARLEGVPFSAGPGESQRIRVYLVDVTDSRRTEAGLKSAILQLRAVFDAARDPIVVTDPRSIIQQAGRSLERVFGWEAGEVIGRDVSMLIAEPDRPKHADFLSRYQHATSSVRREFEAVRKDGSVFPIELSITRLDVPGSEEPMYIEIVRDITVQRDLQDEIRRPIGLFQSLLDEGTEAVVFMSPGREILMWNLGAENLFGYMQEEVSGRDFREILAAADGSAKGGTAGPAVLEDLREGKVARIEGHALRKDGEKLPVSAVFSPFMRGEGELVAIVCVCRERPAR, from the coding sequence GTGAGTCCCGACGACCGCCATCCAGTCCTTCAGAACCTCCGCCGCCGCGCCGAGGACCTCCTCCGGAAGACCCGCACGGAACTCTCCCGCATGTCGCCGGGCAAGCTTGAAGCTCTCGCGCACGAGCTTCAAGTGCATCAGGTGGAGCTCGAGATGCAGAACGAGGAATTGCGGCGGGCGCAGACCGACCTAGAGGAGGCGCGCGACCGGGCCCGCCAGCTCTACGATTTCGCCCCCGCCGGCCTCCTGACGCTGGACGAGCGGCGAATCGTGCGCGAGGCGAGCCTGACCGCGGCCGTCCAGCTCGGGGCGAACCGGAGCGATCTCATCGGTGCGAGCCTCTCGGACTTCATCGTCCGGGAAGACCAGGACGCCTTCCACCTCTGGCGGTCGCGGCTCGTGGAGACGCAGATCAAGCAGAGCTGCGAGATCCGGTTCCGCCGGCCGGCCGGGGGGTTCTTCTGGGCCCGCCTCGAGGGGGTTCCGTTCTCCGCGGGCCCCGGCGAATCCCAGCGCATCCGGGTGTACCTGGTCGACGTGACCGACAGCCGGCGGACGGAGGCGGGCCTGAAATCGGCCATCCTCCAGCTCCGGGCGGTCTTCGACGCGGCCCGCGACCCGATCGTCGTCACCGACCCGCGCAGCATCATCCAGCAGGCGGGCCGCTCGCTGGAGAGGGTCTTCGGCTGGGAGGCCGGGGAGGTCATCGGCCGCGACGTGAGCATGCTGATCGCGGAGCCGGACCGTCCCAAGCACGCGGATTTCCTCTCCCGCTACCAGCACGCGACCTCCAGCGTGCGGCGCGAGTTCGAGGCCGTCCGCAAGGACGGCTCGGTTTTCCCGATCGAGCTGTCCATCACGCGGCTGGACGTGCCGGGCAGCGAGGAGCCCATGTACATCGAGATCGTCCGCGACATCACGGTCCAGCGGGACCTCCAGGACGAGATCCGGCGGCCCATCGGGCTCTTCCAGAGCCTTTTGGACGAGGGTACGGAGGCCGTCGTCTTCATGAGCCCGGGCCGCGAGATCCTCATGTGGAACCTCGGCGCGGAGAACCTGTTCGGCTATATGCAGGAGGAGGTTTCCGGCCGGGATTTCCGCGAGATACTCGCCGCGGCGGATGGATCGGCGAAGGGGGGGACCGCCGGGCCCGCCGTGCTGGAGGACCTGCGCGAGGGGAAGGTCGCGCGCATCGAGGGCCATGCCCTCCGGAAGGACGGCGAGAAGCTGCCGGTCAGCGCGGTCTTCTCTCCCTTCATGCGCGGCGAGGGAGAGCTCGTGGCCATCGTCTGCGTGTGCCGGGAGCGCCCCGCGCGGTAG
- the malQ gene encoding 4-alpha-glucanotransferase, whose translation MAPFDLHSRASGLLLHPTSLPSPHGIGDLGPSAHAFADFLADSGQGWWQMLPIGPTDAWGSPYGSSSAFAGNPLLLSLERLAGEGLLPPEQVGAAARPSTGRVDFARAWEVKEPLLRAAFRAFERLDGERRAGFEAFRRENAGWLGDFTLFTALKQRFGGALWADWPPEIRRREPGALERAREALGGEIRFLSFLQHEFFRQWEALRGHCRRKGVGLIGDIPIYVSRESADVWANPALFRLDPEGRPEAVAGVPPDYFNSNGQLWGNPLYRWDTLRERGYGWWIARLSAAFRFFDASRLDHFIGFTRYWEVPGGAPTAREGRWREGPGYDFFAQVQRAFGRLDFIAEDLGDVTPEVFELRDRLGLPGMRVLQFAFGGGNDNLHLPPHHPERCVVYTGTHDNDTTMGWFARLMREGPPHERERALRWLNHSENEIHWEMIRLAFLSRAHLAVIPVQDLLGLGTEARMNYPGEMNGNWAWRLREGELTETTRARLREETRAAGRLRG comes from the coding sequence ATGGCCCCATTCGACCTGCATAGCCGCGCGAGCGGCCTGCTTCTGCACCCCACCTCGCTCCCGTCGCCGCACGGCATCGGGGATCTGGGGCCCTCCGCCCACGCTTTCGCCGATTTCCTGGCGGACTCGGGCCAGGGCTGGTGGCAGATGCTCCCCATCGGCCCGACGGACGCCTGGGGCTCGCCCTACGGATCCTCCTCCGCCTTCGCCGGAAATCCCCTGCTCCTCAGCCTGGAGCGCCTGGCCGGGGAGGGCCTGCTGCCGCCGGAGCAGGTGGGCGCCGCCGCCCGGCCCTCCACCGGAAGGGTCGATTTCGCCCGCGCCTGGGAGGTCAAGGAGCCCCTGCTCCGCGCCGCCTTCCGCGCCTTCGAGCGCCTGGACGGGGAGAGGCGCGCGGGCTTCGAGGCCTTCCGGCGCGAGAACGCGGGCTGGCTCGGCGATTTCACCCTCTTCACCGCCCTGAAACAGCGCTTCGGCGGCGCCCTCTGGGCCGACTGGCCTCCGGAGATCCGCCGCCGCGAGCCGGGCGCGCTGGAGCGGGCGCGGGAGGCCCTCGGCGGGGAGATCCGGTTCCTCTCCTTCCTGCAGCACGAGTTCTTCCGCCAGTGGGAGGCGCTCCGCGGGCACTGCCGCCGGAAGGGGGTGGGCCTGATCGGGGACATTCCCATCTACGTCTCGCGGGAGAGCGCCGACGTGTGGGCCAACCCCGCTCTCTTCCGGCTCGATCCGGAGGGCCGGCCCGAGGCGGTGGCGGGCGTCCCGCCCGACTACTTCAACAGCAACGGCCAACTCTGGGGAAACCCCCTCTACCGGTGGGACACCCTCCGCGAGCGGGGCTACGGCTGGTGGATCGCCCGCCTCTCGGCCGCCTTCCGCTTCTTCGACGCCTCGCGCCTCGACCACTTCATCGGCTTCACCCGCTACTGGGAAGTTCCCGGCGGCGCCCCCACCGCCCGGGAGGGCCGCTGGCGGGAGGGGCCCGGGTACGACTTCTTCGCCCAGGTGCAGCGGGCTTTCGGGCGCCTCGACTTCATCGCCGAGGACCTGGGCGACGTGACGCCGGAGGTCTTCGAGCTCCGGGACCGCTTGGGGCTCCCTGGCATGCGCGTCCTGCAGTTCGCCTTCGGCGGCGGCAACGATAACCTGCACCTCCCCCCCCACCATCCCGAGCGCTGCGTGGTCTACACCGGCACCCATGACAACGACACGACCATGGGCTGGTTCGCCCGCCTGATGCGGGAAGGCCCCCCCCACGAGCGGGAGCGGGCCCTGCGCTGGCTGAACCACAGCGAGAACGAAATCCACTGGGAGATGATCCGCCTCGCCTTCCTCTCCCGCGCCCACCTCGCCGTCATCCCCGTCCAGGACCTGCTGGGCCTGGGGACGGAGGCGCGGATGAACTACCCCGGGGAGATGAACGGCAACTGGGCGTGGCGGCTGCGGGAGGGCGAACTGACGGAGACGACCCGCGCCCGGTTGCGGGAGGAAACCCGGGCCGCCGGGCGCCTGCGCGGCTGA
- a CDS encoding alpha/beta hydrolase, producing the protein MKRAERQRDGQQWIYDYILKTTGRPVHHEMDGRMMPGPVRSIRMASKHLARGAENAERLARAAEARGERHTARRLYRVASERFREAQHFTIPIICPRRWELLARARECAARLHALSDYPIERVEIPFEGKSIPALLHLLPDRRRAPVMIFYPGMDNTKENYPNPLDNEFAERGIHVLTIDGPGQGEALERGILVTPDNHAAVARKAVDFLLTRPEVDGGRIGISGRSFGTFWSMRAAAEDPRLALVAGSVACYYWDRLTIFDEAPIRFKQVFMAMAGMEDEAAFDRTCEAYTLKGHAGRVRCPVLMAAGEFDPLNPIEDVEAVFEALAGPKEMWIFEDEFHPINHLEALAGVWTFQFVADWVRRAFDGKIPPGHKRKAYIRKSGEGMY; encoded by the coding sequence ATGAAGCGCGCCGAGCGCCAGCGGGACGGGCAGCAGTGGATCTACGACTACATCCTCAAGACGACGGGACGCCCCGTCCACCACGAGATGGACGGCCGCATGATGCCCGGGCCGGTCCGCAGCATCCGCATGGCCTCCAAGCACCTGGCGCGGGGGGCCGAGAACGCGGAGCGCCTCGCCCGGGCGGCGGAGGCGAGGGGGGAGCGCCACACCGCCCGCCGCCTCTACCGCGTGGCCTCCGAGCGCTTCCGGGAGGCGCAGCACTTCACCATCCCCATCATCTGCCCCCGCCGGTGGGAGCTCCTCGCCCGGGCGAGAGAGTGCGCGGCGCGCCTCCATGCCCTCTCGGACTACCCCATCGAGCGGGTGGAGATCCCCTTCGAGGGGAAGTCCATCCCCGCCCTCCTGCACCTGCTGCCGGACCGCCGCCGGGCGCCCGTGATGATCTTCTACCCCGGGATGGACAACACGAAGGAGAACTACCCCAACCCGCTCGACAACGAGTTCGCCGAGCGCGGCATCCACGTCCTCACCATCGACGGGCCGGGCCAGGGCGAGGCCCTCGAGCGTGGCATCCTCGTCACCCCCGACAACCACGCCGCCGTGGCGCGCAAGGCGGTGGACTTCCTGCTGACGCGCCCCGAAGTGGACGGCGGGAGGATCGGCATCAGCGGCCGCAGCTTCGGCACCTTCTGGTCCATGCGGGCCGCGGCGGAGGACCCCCGCCTCGCCCTCGTGGCGGGCTCGGTCGCCTGCTACTACTGGGACCGGCTCACCATCTTCGACGAGGCCCCCATCCGCTTCAAGCAGGTCTTCATGGCGATGGCCGGGATGGAGGACGAAGCCGCCTTCGACCGCACGTGCGAGGCCTACACCCTGAAGGGCCACGCCGGGCGGGTGAGGTGCCCCGTCCTCATGGCGGCGGGGGAGTTCGACCCCCTGAACCCCATCGAGGACGTCGAGGCCGTCTTCGAGGCCCTGGCCGGTCCCAAGGAGATGTGGATCTTCGAGGACGAGTTCCACCCCATCAACCATCTGGAGGCGCTGGCGGGGGTGTGGACCTTCCAATTCGTGGCGGACTGGGTGCGGCGGGCCTTCGACGGGAAGATCCCGCCCGGCCACAAGCGCAAGGCCTACATCCGCAAGAGCGGGGAGGGGATGTATTAG